A region from the Flavobacterium enshiense genome encodes:
- the rpsG gene encoding 30S ribosomal protein S7, with protein sequence MRKRQAKKRPLLPDPRFNDQLVTRFVNNLMWDGKKSTAFKVFYDAIDIVESKKQDAEKSSLEIWKDALTNVMPHVEVRSRRVGGATFQIPMQIRPDRKISMAMKWMILYARRRNEKSMAGKLASEILAAAKEEGAAVKKRMDTHKMAEANKAFSHFRF encoded by the coding sequence TCCAAGATTTAATGATCAATTGGTAACGCGTTTTGTGAACAACTTAATGTGGGACGGTAAAAAATCAACAGCTTTCAAAGTATTTTATGATGCAATTGATATCGTAGAATCTAAAAAGCAAGATGCTGAGAAATCATCATTAGAAATCTGGAAAGATGCATTAACGAATGTTATGCCTCACGTAGAAGTTCGTTCACGTCGTGTGGGTGGAGCTACTTTCCAAATTCCTATGCAAATTCGTCCAGACAGAAAAATCTCTATGGCGATGAAATGGATGATTCTTTATGCAAGAAGAAGAAATGAAAAATCAATGGCAGGCAAATTAGCGTCTGAAATCTTGGCTGCGGCTAAAGAAGAAGGTGCTGCTGTTAAGAAAAGAATGGATACTCACAAAATGGCAGAGGCTAACAAAGCATTCTCTCACTTTAGATTTTAA
- the fusA gene encoding elongation factor G — protein MARDLKYTRNIGIAAHIDAGKTTTTERILFYTGKSHKIGEVHEGAATMDWMAQEQERGITITSAATTCEWNFPTEQGKVLPESKPYHFNIIDTPGHVDFTVEVNRSLRVLDGLVFLFSAVDGVEPQSETNWRLADQYRVPRMGFVNKMDRQGSNFLNVCQQVRDMLKSNAVAITLPIGEESDFKGVVDLVKNQAIVWHDETQGATFDIVDIPADMVAEVKEFRSALIEAVAEYDENLLDKYMEDENSITEEEINNALRAATIDMAIIPMICGSSFKNKGVQFMLDAVCKYLPSPLDKEGIQGIHPDDADLLEEDQTKILRRPDVKEPFAALAFKIATDPYVGRLAFFRAYSGRLDAGSYVLNTRSGNKERISRIYQMHANKQNPIEYIEAGDIGAAVGFKDIKTGDTMCDEKHPIILESMKFPDPVIGIAIEPKTKADVDKMGMALAKLAEEDPTFTVRTDEASGQTIISGMGELHLDILVDRMKREFKVEVNQGEPQVEYKEAFTKSAQHRETYKKQSGGRGKFGDIVFRIEPADMVDGKPFVGLQFVNEVKGGNVPKEYIPAVEKGFREAMKQGPLAGYAVDSLKVTLLDGSFHPVDSDALSFELAAKMGYKESGKAAGAVILEPIMKIEVITPEENMGDIVGDLNRRRGQVNDMGDRAGAKTIKADVPLSEMFGYVTTLRTLSSGRATSTMEFSHYAETPSNISEAVIKKAKGNA, from the coding sequence ATGGCTAGAGATTTAAAATACACAAGAAATATCGGGATTGCGGCTCACATTGATGCTGGTAAAACAACAACAACGGAGCGTATCTTGTTTTATACTGGAAAGTCACACAAAATTGGTGAAGTGCACGAAGGTGCTGCAACAATGGACTGGATGGCACAAGAGCAGGAAAGAGGTATTACCATTACTTCTGCTGCTACAACGTGTGAATGGAATTTCCCAACTGAGCAAGGTAAAGTATTACCTGAATCAAAACCGTACCACTTCAATATTATTGATACTCCGGGACACGTTGACTTTACTGTAGAGGTAAACCGTTCGTTACGTGTATTGGATGGATTGGTTTTCTTATTTAGTGCTGTTGATGGTGTTGAACCTCAATCAGAAACTAACTGGAGACTTGCAGATCAATATAGAGTACCACGTATGGGATTCGTAAACAAAATGGACCGTCAGGGTTCTAACTTCTTGAACGTATGTCAGCAAGTTAGAGACATGTTAAAGTCTAATGCAGTTGCGATTACATTACCAATCGGTGAAGAAAGTGATTTTAAAGGAGTAGTGGATTTAGTGAAAAATCAAGCTATCGTATGGCATGATGAAACACAAGGAGCTACTTTTGATATCGTTGACATCCCTGCTGATATGGTAGCGGAAGTTAAAGAATTCCGTTCTGCATTAATCGAAGCGGTTGCTGAGTATGATGAGAACCTTCTTGATAAGTATATGGAGGATGAGAACTCTATTACTGAAGAAGAAATCAACAATGCATTACGTGCTGCTACAATCGACATGGCAATCATTCCGATGATTTGTGGTTCTTCTTTCAAAAACAAAGGAGTTCAGTTCATGTTAGATGCAGTTTGTAAATATTTACCATCTCCTTTGGATAAAGAAGGTATTCAAGGTATTCACCCTGATGACGCTGATTTATTAGAAGAAGATCAAACTAAAATCTTACGTCGTCCTGATGTAAAAGAGCCTTTCGCGGCTTTAGCGTTTAAAATTGCTACTGACCCTTATGTTGGTCGTTTAGCGTTCTTCCGTGCTTACTCAGGTCGTTTAGATGCTGGTTCTTATGTTTTGAACACACGTTCAGGAAACAAAGAGCGTATCTCTCGTATTTACCAAATGCACGCTAATAAACAAAATCCAATCGAATATATTGAGGCTGGAGATATTGGGGCTGCTGTAGGATTTAAGGATATCAAGACTGGAGATACAATGTGTGATGAAAAACACCCAATCATTCTTGAGTCAATGAAATTCCCTGATCCGGTAATTGGTATCGCGATTGAGCCTAAAACAAAAGCTGACGTAGATAAAATGGGTATGGCTTTAGCTAAATTAGCTGAAGAAGATCCTACGTTTACGGTTAGAACTGATGAGGCTTCAGGTCAAACGATTATCTCTGGTATGGGTGAGCTTCACTTGGATATCTTAGTGGATCGTATGAAACGTGAATTCAAAGTTGAAGTGAACCAAGGTGAGCCTCAGGTTGAGTACAAAGAAGCTTTCACTAAATCGGCACAACACAGAGAGACTTATAAAAAACAATCTGGAGGTCGTGGTAAATTCGGTGATATCGTATTTAGAATCGAACCTGCTGATATGGTAGACGGTAAGCCATTTGTTGGATTGCAGTTTGTTAATGAGGTAAAAGGTGGTAACGTTCCTAAAGAATATATCCCTGCAGTTGAAAAAGGTTTCCGTGAAGCTATGAAGCAAGGACCTTTGGCAGGATACGCTGTGGACAGTTTAAAAGTTACTTTGTTGGATGGATCTTTCCACCCGGTGGATTCCGATGCACTTTCTTTCGAGTTAGCTGCTAAAATGGGATACAAAGAATCTGGAAAAGCTGCTGGAGCTGTTATTCTTGAGCCAATCATGAAAATCGAAGTTATTACTCCGGAAGAAAACATGGGTGATATCGTAGGTGACTTGAACCGTCGTAGAGGTCAGGTGAATGATATGGGTGACAGAGCTGGTGCTAAAACGATCAAAGCTGATGTGCCATTATCTGAAATGTTTGGTTATGTAACTACATTAAGAACATTGTCATCAGGTAGAGCAACTTCAACAATGGAGTTTTCACACTATGCTGAAACGCCTTCTAATATTTCAGAAGCAGTTATCAAAAAAGCAAAAGGAAACGCTTAA
- the rpsJ gene encoding 30S ribosomal protein S10: MSQKIRIKLKSYDHMLVDKSAEKIVKTVKSTGAVVTGPIPLPTHKKIFTVLRSPHVNKKSREQFEVSSYKRLLDIYSSSSKTIDALMKLELPSGVEVEIKV, encoded by the coding sequence ATGAGTCAAAAAATCAGAATAAAATTAAAATCATACGATCATATGTTGGTTGATAAATCAGCAGAAAAAATCGTAAAAACTGTAAAAAGTACAGGAGCTGTTGTAACTGGTCCTATTCCGTTACCAACTCACAAAAAGATTTTCACTGTATTGCGTTCTCCGCACGTAAACAAAAAATCTAGAGAGCAGTTTGAGGTAAGTTCATACAAAAGATTATTAGATATCTACTCTTCCTCTTCAAAAACTATCGACGCTCTAATGAAGTTAGAGTTGCCAAGTGGTGTTGAAGTAGAGATCAAAGTATAA
- the rplC gene encoding 50S ribosomal protein L3 encodes MSGLIGKKIGMTSIFDENGKNIPCTVIEAGPCVVTQVRTNEVDGYEALQLGFDDKTEKHATKADLGHFKKAGTSAKKKVVEFQDFVTEHKLGDVITVEVFAEGEFVDVQGVSKGKGFQGVVKRHGFGGVGQATHGQHNRLRAPGSVGASSYPSRVFKGMRMAGRTGGENVTIQNLRVLKVVADKNLLVVKGAIPGHKNSYVIIQK; translated from the coding sequence ATGTCTGGGTTAATTGGAAAAAAAATCGGCATGACTAGTATCTTCGATGAGAACGGGAAAAACATTCCTTGTACTGTAATTGAGGCTGGTCCGTGTGTCGTTACCCAAGTCAGAACCAATGAGGTTGACGGGTATGAAGCGTTGCAACTTGGTTTCGATGACAAAACAGAAAAGCATGCTACTAAAGCTGACTTAGGTCACTTTAAAAAAGCAGGTACTTCTGCTAAAAAGAAAGTCGTTGAATTCCAGGATTTCGTAACGGAGCATAAATTAGGTGATGTTATCACTGTTGAAGTTTTTGCTGAAGGAGAATTTGTAGATGTACAAGGTGTGTCTAAAGGTAAAGGTTTCCAAGGGGTTGTTAAACGTCACGGATTTGGTGGGGTTGGACAAGCTACTCATGGTCAGCACAACCGTTTAAGAGCGCCAGGTTCTGTTGGAGCATCGTCTTATCCATCAAGAGTATTCAAAGGAATGCGTATGGCGGGAAGAACAGGAGGAGAAAATGTAACAATTCAAAACCTTAGAGTTTTAAAAGTAGTGGCTGACAAGAATCTACTTGTGGTTAAAGGAGCGATTCCTGGACACAAAAACTCTTACGTAATCATTCAGAAGTAA
- the rplD gene encoding 50S ribosomal protein L4 produces the protein MEVKVLDINGKDTGRKVQLADSVFAIEPNNHAVYLDVKQYLANQRQGTHKAKERAEVTGSTRKIKKQKGTGTARAGSVKNPLFKGGGTVFGPRPRSYSFKLNKTLKRLARKSAFSLKVKESNLVVLEDFNFETPNTKNFINVLKALGLENKKSLFVLGESNKNVYLSARNLKASNVVTSSELSTYAILNANSLVLLEGSVEGIVENLSK, from the coding sequence ATGGAAGTAAAAGTATTAGATATCAACGGAAAAGATACAGGTCGTAAAGTACAACTTGCTGACTCTGTATTCGCAATTGAGCCTAATAATCATGCTGTATATCTTGATGTTAAGCAATACTTAGCAAATCAAAGACAAGGTACTCACAAAGCTAAAGAAAGAGCTGAAGTAACCGGAAGTACACGTAAGATTAAAAAACAAAAAGGTACGGGTACAGCTCGTGCTGGATCTGTAAAGAATCCTTTGTTTAAAGGTGGAGGTACAGTTTTTGGTCCAAGACCAAGAAGTTATTCTTTCAAATTGAACAAAACTTTAAAAAGATTAGCTCGTAAATCAGCTTTCTCTTTAAAAGTGAAAGAATCAAATTTAGTAGTTCTTGAAGACTTCAATTTTGAAACTCCAAACACTAAAAATTTCATTAACGTATTGAAAGCTTTAGGGTTAGAAAACAAAAAATCTTTATTCGTGTTGGGTGAATCAAATAAAAATGTATATTTGTCGGCACGCAATTTAAAAGCTTCTAATGTTGTAACTTCTTCAGAATTAAGCACTTACGCGATTTTGAACGCGAACAGTTTAGTGCTTTTGGAAGGTTCAGTAGAAGGAATTGTAGAAAATTTAAGCAAATAA
- the rplW gene encoding 50S ribosomal protein L23, protein MSIIIKPIITEKITKEGETFNRFGFVVDKKANKIQIKNAVEAAFGVNVVAVNTMNYRADRSVKYTKSGLISGKTSAYKKAVVQVQEGETIDFYTNI, encoded by the coding sequence ATGAGTATCATAATTAAACCTATCATTACTGAAAAAATCACCAAAGAGGGAGAAACTTTCAACCGCTTTGGTTTTGTTGTTGACAAAAAAGCAAACAAAATCCAGATCAAAAATGCTGTTGAAGCTGCTTTTGGTGTGAATGTGGTTGCTGTGAACACAATGAATTACAGAGCTGATAGATCGGTTAAATACACTAAGAGTGGTTTAATCAGTGGAAAGACTAGTGCTTACAAAAAAGCAGTTGTTCAAGTACAAGAAGGAGAAACAATAGATTTTTATACTAATATCTAA
- the rplB gene encoding 50S ribosomal protein L2 yields MSVRKLKPITPGQRFRVVNSFDTITTDKPERSLIAPKKNSGGRNSQGKMTMRYTGGGHKQKYRVVDFKRTKVGVPATVKTIEYDPNRSAFISLLHYADGAKTYIIAQNGLQVGQTVVSGPESAPEIGNTLPLSKIPLGTVISCIELRPGQGAVIARSAGTFAQLMARDGKYATIKMPSGETRLILLTCSATIGAVSNSDHQLVVSGKAGRSRWLGRRPRTRPVAMNPVDHPMGGGEGRSSGGHPRSRKGLPAKGYRTRSKVNPSNKYIVERRKK; encoded by the coding sequence ATGTCAGTTAGAAAATTAAAACCTATTACCCCGGGTCAGCGTTTTAGAGTTGTGAATAGCTTTGACACTATTACAACTGATAAGCCGGAGCGTTCTTTGATCGCACCGAAAAAAAACTCTGGAGGTAGAAATAGTCAAGGAAAGATGACCATGCGCTACACAGGTGGTGGTCACAAACAAAAGTACCGTGTTGTTGATTTTAAAAGAACTAAAGTAGGAGTTCCTGCTACAGTGAAAACAATCGAGTACGATCCAAACCGTTCAGCATTTATTTCGTTATTGCACTATGCAGATGGTGCTAAAACGTATATCATCGCTCAGAATGGATTACAAGTAGGACAAACTGTAGTTTCTGGTCCTGAATCGGCTCCGGAAATTGGTAATACTTTACCTTTAAGCAAAATTCCTCTAGGTACTGTTATTTCTTGTATCGAATTAAGACCAGGTCAGGGAGCTGTAATCGCTCGTTCGGCTGGAACTTTCGCTCAGTTAATGGCAAGAGACGGAAAATATGCTACAATCAAAATGCCTTCAGGTGAGACAAGATTGATCTTGTTGACTTGTTCAGCAACAATTGGAGCAGTTTCTAACTCAGACCATCAGTTGGTTGTATCAGGTAAGGCTGGTAGATCAAGATGGTTAGGTAGAAGACCGAGAACTAGACCGGTAGCAATGAACCCTGTTGATCACCCAATGGGAGGTGGTGAAGGACGTTCTTCTGGAGGTCACCCACGTTCAAGAAAAGGTTTACCTGCTAAAGGCTATAGAACTCGTTCTAAAGTTAACCCGAGTAATAAGTATATCGTAGAACGTAGAAAGAAATAA
- the rpsS gene encoding 30S ribosomal protein S19, whose amino-acid sequence MARSLKKGPFVHFKLEKKVQENIEKGNKGVVKTWSRASMITPDFVGQTIAVHNGRQFVPVYVTENMVGHKLGEFSPTRSFRGHAGAKNKGKK is encoded by the coding sequence ATGGCACGTTCATTAAAAAAAGGACCTTTCGTACACTTTAAATTAGAGAAGAAAGTTCAGGAAAATATCGAAAAAGGTAACAAAGGGGTTGTTAAGACTTGGTCTAGAGCTTCAATGATTACTCCAGATTTCGTTGGACAGACTATCGCAGTACACAATGGTCGTCAATTTGTACCAGTTTACGTTACAGAAAACATGGTAGGTCATAAATTAGGAGAGTTTTCACCAACAAGATCTTTTAGAGGTCATGCCGGTGCAAAAAATAAAGGTAAAAAATAA
- the rplV gene encoding 50S ribosomal protein L22: protein MGVRKRETADARKEANKSIAFAKLNNCPTSPRKMRLVADLVRGQKVENALNILRFSSKEASRKLEKLLLSAIANWQAKNADANMEEAGLFVKTITVDGGMMLKRLRPAPQGRAHRIRKRSNHVTIVIGDINNTQSN from the coding sequence ATGGGAGTTCGTAAAAGAGAAACAGCTGATGCAAGAAAAGAGGCTAATAAGTCTATTGCTTTTGCAAAATTGAATAACTGCCCTACTTCACCTAGAAAAATGCGCTTAGTTGCAGACTTGGTAAGAGGTCAGAAAGTTGAAAACGCTTTAAACATCTTAAGATTCAGTTCTAAAGAAGCTTCTCGTAAATTAGAGAAATTGTTGTTATCAGCTATCGCCAACTGGCAAGCTAAAAACGCAGACGCTAATATGGAGGAAGCAGGTTTATTCGTAAAAACGATCACAGTAGATGGTGGTATGATGTTGAAAAGACTTCGTCCAGCTCCACAAGGTCGTGCTCACAGAATCAGAAAACGCTCTAACCACGTTACAATCGTGATTGGAGATATTAATAACACACAAAGCAATTAA
- the rpsC gene encoding 30S ribosomal protein S3 — MGQKTNPIGNRLGIIRGWDSNWYGGNDYGDKLAEDAKIRKYIHARLSKASVSKVIIERTLKLVTVTITTARPGIIIGKGGQEVDKLKEELKKITDKEVQINIFEIKRPELDAYLVATSIARQIESRISYRRAIKMAIAAAMRMNAEGIKVMISGRLNGAEMARSEMFKEGRIPLSTFRADIDYSLGEAHTTYGRMGIKVWIMKGEVYGKRDLSPLVGMDKKQSKPSGSSGASKGSGKPNQRKRK, encoded by the coding sequence ATGGGACAAAAGACAAATCCAATCGGAAATCGCCTTGGGATCATCAGAGGATGGGACTCAAACTGGTACGGTGGAAATGACTATGGTGATAAATTAGCAGAAGATGCTAAAATCCGTAAGTATATCCATGCTCGTTTATCAAAAGCTAGTGTATCTAAAGTAATCATCGAGAGAACTTTAAAACTTGTAACCGTTACTATCACTACTGCTAGACCTGGTATCATTATCGGAAAAGGTGGACAAGAGGTAGACAAGTTGAAAGAAGAACTTAAGAAAATTACTGACAAAGAGGTTCAAATCAACATCTTTGAAATCAAAAGACCTGAACTTGATGCTTATTTAGTAGCTACAAGTATCGCTCGTCAGATTGAAAGTCGTATTTCTTACAGACGTGCAATCAAAATGGCTATTGCTGCTGCTATGCGTATGAACGCAGAAGGTATCAAAGTTATGATTTCTGGTCGTTTGAACGGAGCTGAAATGGCACGTTCAGAAATGTTCAAAGAAGGACGTATTCCTCTATCAACTTTCAGAGCTGACATCGATTACTCACTAGGTGAAGCTCATACTACTTACGGTAGAATGGGTATCAAAGTGTGGATCATGAAAGGTGAAGTTTATGGAAAAAGAGATCTTTCTCCGTTAGTAGGTATGGACAAAAAACAGTCTAAACCTTCAGGATCTTCTGGTGCTTCTAAAGGAAGTGGTAAACCAAACCAACGCAAAAGAAAGTAA